A window from Salvia miltiorrhiza cultivar Shanhuang (shh) chromosome 2, IMPLAD_Smil_shh, whole genome shotgun sequence encodes these proteins:
- the LOC131010760 gene encoding uncharacterized protein LOC131010760 isoform X2 has protein sequence MEGAPRGRGRGRGRGRGRGRGFVPEEPIPQVAPNRTAEEKFRKEKPPTFDGLGEPADAEKWVRAIERIFNYIRCDDEDKVACATYQLVDEADFWWESVRRTMTDEQWENFTWEEFKAELYEKYIPGCYRQKKQNEFWNLRQKTGTVTEYDRAFNQLSRYAPTLVDSDEKRAEKFRNGLRHEIAISLASQGGLTYAQTLSRALTIESLLPREKGKSPEQFGFVPSQDGSKGKRKWNEGTGGNIGNGKKPWTANQNQNQHQNPQPQAIVQTPCPKCQKLHPGECLKGMNVCYNCGEAGHYVSTCPKKGGGAPQQQNPGNQQRQNQGPRGNQNQPRYARAYALNQHRAAGDHGNLAG, from the exons ATGGAAGGTGCACCAAGAGGACGTGGTAGAGGGCGCGGACGTGGCCGTGGGCGCGGTAGGGGATTTGTACCCGAAGAGCCTATTCcacaagtagcaccaaatcgCACAGCCGAGGAAAAGTTTCGCAAGGAAAAACCCCCAACGTTTGATGGATTGGGCGAACCTGCGGATGCCGAGAAATGGGTTAGGGCAATAGAACGGATCTTCAACTACATCCGTTGTGACGATGAGGATAAAGTGGCATGCGCAACTTATCAGTTGGTGGACgaagctgacttttggtgggagtcAGTGAGGCGGACTATGACTGACGAACAGTGGGAGAATTTCACATGGGAAGAATTCAAGGCTGAATTGTATGAGAAGTATATACCAGGATGTTACCGACAAAAGAAACAGAACGAGTTTTGGAATTTGAGACAGAAAACGGGAACTGTGACCGAGTATGATAGAGccttcaatcagctatcaagatatgctccgacgTTGGTGGACAGCGATGAGAAACGCGCAGAGAAGTTCAGAAACGGACTGCGTCACGAGATAGCGATTTCCCTAGCAAGTCAAGGCGGTCTCACCTACGCGCAGACATTGAGCAGAGCCCTCACTATTGAGTCATTGTTGccaagggagaaaggaaaaTCCCCCGAACAGTTTGGATTTGTACCATCTCAAGATGGTAGTaagggaaagagaaaatggaatgaagggaCTGGTGGAAACattggaaatgggaagaaaccatggaCGGCAAATCAAAATCAGAATCAACATCAGAACCCACAACCTCAAGCAATAGTTCAAACTCCTTGCCCAAAATGTCAAAAACTCCATCCGGGAGAATGTCTGAAAGGAATGAACGTCTGCTATAACTGCGGAGAGGCCGGGCATTATGTCTCGACATGCCCAAAGAAGGGAGGAGGAGCACCCCAACAACAAAATCCTGGAAACCAACAACGACAAAACCAAGGTCCTAGAGGAAATCAGAACCAACCACGATacgctagggcctatgcccttaaccaacACCGAGCAGCAGGAGATCacggaaacctggcag gttga
- the LOC131010760 gene encoding uncharacterized protein LOC131010760 isoform X1 encodes MEGAPRGRGRGRGRGRGRGRGFVPEEPIPQVAPNRTAEEKFRKEKPPTFDGLGEPADAEKWVRAIERIFNYIRCDDEDKVACATYQLVDEADFWWESVRRTMTDEQWENFTWEEFKAELYEKYIPGCYRQKKQNEFWNLRQKTGTVTEYDRAFNQLSRYAPTLVDSDEKRAEKFRNGLRHEIAISLASQGGLTYAQTLSRALTIESLLPREKGKSPEQFGFVPSQDGSKGKRKWNEGTGGNIGNGKKPWTANQNQNQHQNPQPQAIVQTPCPKCQKLHPGECLKGMNVCYNCGEAGHYVSTCPKKGGGAPQQQNPGNQQRQNQGPRGNQNQPRYARAYALNQHRAAGDHGNLAGFVDRED; translated from the exons ATGGAAGGTGCACCAAGAGGACGTGGTAGAGGGCGCGGACGTGGCCGTGGGCGCGGTAGGGGATTTGTACCCGAAGAGCCTATTCcacaagtagcaccaaatcgCACAGCCGAGGAAAAGTTTCGCAAGGAAAAACCCCCAACGTTTGATGGATTGGGCGAACCTGCGGATGCCGAGAAATGGGTTAGGGCAATAGAACGGATCTTCAACTACATCCGTTGTGACGATGAGGATAAAGTGGCATGCGCAACTTATCAGTTGGTGGACgaagctgacttttggtgggagtcAGTGAGGCGGACTATGACTGACGAACAGTGGGAGAATTTCACATGGGAAGAATTCAAGGCTGAATTGTATGAGAAGTATATACCAGGATGTTACCGACAAAAGAAACAGAACGAGTTTTGGAATTTGAGACAGAAAACGGGAACTGTGACCGAGTATGATAGAGccttcaatcagctatcaagatatgctccgacgTTGGTGGACAGCGATGAGAAACGCGCAGAGAAGTTCAGAAACGGACTGCGTCACGAGATAGCGATTTCCCTAGCAAGTCAAGGCGGTCTCACCTACGCGCAGACATTGAGCAGAGCCCTCACTATTGAGTCATTGTTGccaagggagaaaggaaaaTCCCCCGAACAGTTTGGATTTGTACCATCTCAAGATGGTAGTaagggaaagagaaaatggaatgaagggaCTGGTGGAAACattggaaatgggaagaaaccatggaCGGCAAATCAAAATCAGAATCAACATCAGAACCCACAACCTCAAGCAATAGTTCAAACTCCTTGCCCAAAATGTCAAAAACTCCATCCGGGAGAATGTCTGAAAGGAATGAACGTCTGCTATAACTGCGGAGAGGCCGGGCATTATGTCTCGACATGCCCAAAGAAGGGAGGAGGAGCACCCCAACAACAAAATCCTGGAAACCAACAACGACAAAACCAAGGTCCTAGAGGAAATCAGAACCAACCACGATacgctagggcctatgcccttaaccaacACCGAGCAGCAGGAGATCacggaaacctggcag gctttgtggatcgtgaggactag